The following are from one region of the Silene latifolia isolate original U9 population chromosome 9, ASM4854445v1, whole genome shotgun sequence genome:
- the LOC141601550 gene encoding protein FAR1-RELATED SEQUENCE 6-like: protein MDQQRHTQKQLENMDKHSSATASTHLALEIHAAKVYTYSAFHKFKQEAIFSIDTCRPGGFTERGELEVTTVKDSSRKKNFEVAYSLGTRKASCSCTMFERTGILCRHIIWIFSASGIKTILEDYVVNRWMKEYLRLRIFNTNGEGTENMQVIDEKQIAMSIMWSEVHEAVGLLREKGVADVDSFSAVIRSFK, encoded by the exons ATGGACCAACAAAGACATACACAGAAGCAGCTTGAAAACATGGATAAGCACTCGTCCGCAACGGCGTCAACACATCTGGCATTAGAGATTCATGCTGCAAAGGTGTACACCTATTCAGCTTTCCACAAATTCAAACAAGAAGCCATCTTCTCAATTGATACATGTAGACCAGGAGGTTTCACTGAGAGAGGCGAGCTAGAGGTAACTACTGTCAAAGATTCATCCAGAAAGAAGAATTTTGAAGTTGCATACAGTCTAG GTACACGTAAAGCAAGCTGCAGTTGTACGATGTTTGAAAGAACCGGAATCCTATGCCGCCATATAATATGGATTTTTTCAGCAAGTGGGATAAAGACTATACTAGAAGATTATGTTGTAAATAGATGGATGAAAGAGTATCTCCGATTAAGGATTTTCAATACTAATGGTGAAGGGACAGAAAACATGCAAGTCATCGATGAAAAACAAATTGCAATGTCAAtaatgtggtcagaagttcatgaaGCTGTAGGGCTCCTTCGAGAAAAAGGAGTAGCTGATGTTGACAGCTTTTCCGCTGTAATTAGATCATTTAAATAG
- the LOC141598268 gene encoding uncharacterized protein LOC141598268 produces the protein MGEYLESKGLVRGSKVAGFKFVNVEFKWQGTGYSAFDCGVYMMIHMLLFNGKLFDCALGEMDVINLIRAEVVSILILSDHNKVRESVRARITQFMEKYGQGLNSVSNVAQKRSLDDEEEITYSKRPRVAGPPPKRVEGSPVVNPVAIQAESSPVVVQASVQSSGSQPLLAITSRPRGGGDGLGCSIDCGTAGTQTLVVSTFLRNN, from the coding sequence ATGGGCGAGTATCTGGAGTCTAAAGGGTTGGTCAGAGGTTCAAAGGTCGCCGGGTTTAAATTTGTCAATGTCGAATTTAAATGGCAAGGTACGGGGTATTCTGCGTTTGATTGCGGGGTGTACATGATGATACACATGCTGCTTTTCAATGGGAAGCTTTTTGACTGCGCCTTAGGTGAGATGGATGTTATCAACCTCATCCGGGCTGAAGTGGTGTCGATCCTTATCCTGAGTGACCATAACAAAGTCAGGGAGAGCGTTCGCGCACGGATAACCCAATTCATGGAAAAGTATGGTCAAGGTCTGAATTCGGTCTCCAATGTTGCACAGAAGCGGAGTCTGGACGATGAGGAAGAGATTACGTACAGTAAACGTCCCCGTGTTGCAGGCCCACCCCCTAAACGCGTAGAAGGAAGCCCTGTGGTCAATCCTGTAGCCATACAGGCGGAAAGCAGCCCTGTTGTTGTTCAAGCGTCAGTGCAGTCTTCAGGTAGCCAACCTTTGTTAGCCATAACGAGCCGTCCCCGGGGCGGGGGGGATGGCTTGGGATGCTCAATTGACTGTGGGACTGCTGGTACGCAGACTCTTGTTGTTTCGACCTTCTTACGGAACAATTAA